A single genomic interval of Mesoplodon densirostris isolate mMesDen1 chromosome 8, mMesDen1 primary haplotype, whole genome shotgun sequence harbors:
- the CNPPD1 gene encoding protein CNPPD1 has product MDLAGLLLDEEGTFALTGFQDFTFLPGHQKLSARIRRRLYYGWDWEADCSLEELSSPVADIAVELLQKAAPSPIRRLQKKYVAHVSREACISPCAMMLALVYIERLRHRNPDYLQHVSSSDLFLISMMVASKYLYDEGEEEEVFSDEWGAAGGVAVPTLNALERGFLSAMDWRLYTDPREIFEVLSWLESCVAEQQGRRRGWYTYTDLCVLLEQPAWQLALGSLCQRLAKLSCLLAMAYVSSVALAVASMAVIHQSLGLSCSPPPGPPDLGLASRGLEEPCIPANVSSCPEVDVGLRPLWGSLPASRAPPPSPPPAAPAPLALLHSCPLCRRLQKDSPACRSCHHPNHTVPTGPPSPRYHSHGLAPPWPWSPVLPLLPQPQQCSLFGIMELARLKSFIFPG; this is encoded by the exons ATGGACCTGGCCGGGCTCCTGCTGGACGAAGAAGGCACATTCGCCCTCACCGGCTTCCAGGACTTCACG TTCCTCCCAGGACACCAGAAGCTGAGTGCCCGGATCCGAAGGAGACTCTACTATGGCTGGGACTGGGAAGCTGATTGTAGCCTGGAGGAGCTCTCCAGCCCTGTGGCAG ACATTGCTGTGGAACTGCTCCAGAAGGCAGCCCCCAGTCCTATTCGCAGGCTCCAGAAGAAATATGTAGCCCATGTGTCCCG GGAGGCATGCATTTCCCCGTGTGCTATGATGTTAGCTCTGGTGTACATTGAGCGGCTCCGGCATCGAAACCCAGACTACCTACAGCATGTGTCATCGtctgacttgttcctgatctccaTG ATGGTGGCCAGTAAGTACCTCTATgatgaaggggaggaggaggaagtctTCAGTGATGAATGGGGAGCTGCTGGGGGTGTGGCCGTGCCCACTCTCAATGCCCTGGAGAGGGGCTTCCTGAGTGCCATG GATTGGCGTCTCTACACTGACCCTCGGGAGATCTTTGAGGTGCTGAGCTGGCTGGAGAGCTG CGTGGCTGAGCAGCAGGGCCGCCGGCGGGGCTGGTACACCTATACAGACCTGTGTGTGCTGCTGGAGCAGCCTGCCTGGCAGCTGGCCCTGGGCTCCCTCTGCCAGCGGCTGGCAAAG CTGTCCTGCCTGTTAGCTATGGCATACGTGAGCAGTGTGGCCCTAGCGGTGGCATCAATGGCCGTAATACACCAGTCCTTGGGGCTGTCCTGCAGCCCCCCACCTGGCCCCCCAGACCTTGGACTGGCCTCCAGGGGCCTGGAGGAACCCTGCATACCTGCTAACGTCTCCAGCTGCCCGGAAGTCGACGTAGGGCTGCGTCCGCTCTGGGGCAGCCTCCCGGCCTCACGGGCTCCGCCACCATCGCCTCCCCCGGCTGCTCCTGCTCCTCTCGCTCTTCTCCACAGCTGCCCCCTCTGCCGGAGGCTCCAGAAGGACTCCCCAGCCTGCCGTAGCTGCCACCACCCCAACCATACCGTCCCCACTGGGCCCCCCAGCCCCCGGTACCACTCCCACGGCCTGGCTCCCCCCTGGCCTTGGAGCCCGGTGCTCCCACTGCTCCCACAGCCCCAGCAGTGCTCCCTCTTCGGCATCATGGAACTGGCCCGCCTGAAGTCTTTCATTTTTCCAGGCTAG